In a genomic window of Curtobacterium flaccumfaciens pv. betae:
- a CDS encoding YaaA family protein translates to MTGLTVLLPPSETKREGGDTSRTLDLRALSFPELADERAAVITAARFVSSEESSARTALKLGPKSIAERLRNLELDNSGTMPAIERYTGVLYDPLGVQDADAATRAWWAEHVIVQSAMFGPIGAGDPIPAYRLSHDSRLGSIRLAAHWPTVSTRSLLTRADGLVLDLRSEGYRQLGPVSGAVTPRVVSVDGSGRRRALNHWNKTAKGRLVALLARTGASIGSMDDLVVWAAANGVVVERNEGGWDLVAESLEPVAA, encoded by the coding sequence CTGACCGGACTGACCGTCCTGCTCCCGCCTTCGGAGACGAAGCGGGAGGGCGGGGACACGAGCCGCACGCTCGATCTGCGTGCACTCTCGTTCCCGGAACTGGCCGATGAGCGGGCCGCGGTGATCACCGCGGCCCGCTTCGTCAGTTCCGAGGAGTCCTCGGCCAGGACGGCACTCAAGCTCGGTCCGAAGTCCATCGCCGAGCGCCTCCGGAACCTCGAGCTCGACAACTCGGGCACCATGCCCGCGATCGAGCGGTACACGGGGGTCCTCTACGACCCGTTGGGTGTGCAGGACGCGGACGCGGCGACCCGTGCGTGGTGGGCGGAGCACGTGATCGTGCAGTCCGCGATGTTCGGCCCGATCGGCGCCGGTGACCCGATCCCGGCGTACCGGCTGTCGCACGACTCGCGGCTCGGTTCGATCCGGTTGGCCGCGCACTGGCCCACGGTGTCGACCCGTTCGCTGCTGACCCGTGCGGACGGCCTGGTGCTCGACCTGCGGTCCGAGGGGTACCGGCAGCTCGGCCCCGTGTCCGGAGCGGTCACACCACGGGTGGTGAGCGTTGACGGCTCCGGTCGTCGTCGTGCACTGAACCACTGGAACAAGACCGCGAAGGGCCGCCTGGTGGCGTTGCTCGCCCGCACCGGCGCGAGCATCGGCAGCATGGACGACCTGGTCGTCTGGGCGGCGGCGAACGGCGTGGTGGTCGAACGCAACGAGGGCGGCTGGGACCTGGTCGCCGAGAGCCTGGAGCCCGTCGCCGCCTGA
- a CDS encoding F0F1 ATP synthase subunit epsilon — protein sequence MAGLSVSVVSADREVWSGDTTMVVARTTEGQIGILAGHEPMLAILAQGQVRITRADGSTVAVDAEDGFLSVEHDTVTIVARQAALAS from the coding sequence ATGGCGGGTCTCAGCGTGAGCGTCGTCTCGGCTGACCGCGAGGTCTGGTCGGGCGACACCACCATGGTCGTCGCACGGACGACAGAGGGCCAGATCGGCATCCTCGCCGGACACGAGCCGATGCTCGCGATCCTGGCGCAGGGTCAGGTCCGCATCACGCGGGCCGATGGGTCGACCGTCGCGGTCGACGCCGAGGACGGCTTCCTGTCGGTCGAGCACGACACGGTGACGATCGTCGCGCGGCAGGCCGCGCTGGCGTCCTGA
- a CDS encoding PP2C family protein-serine/threonine phosphatase → MTELGRAATAHAIDVPGADGATLTLSWGAATDVGRRRDHNEDSYIVGAPFFVVADGMGGHLAGDRASDAVVRRLEQVTAEPFTTRQGIQRALLLATADIERAAGGNAIGAGTTVTGIALVASLGQPAALVFNVGDSRTYRIEDGVLRRVTVDHSVVQEMVDAGLLRAEDAEQHPDSNVITRAVGFGEPPAPDWWTLPLRAGDRYIVCSDGLTKELGDAGIARIAAREPGAQDLAERLVGDAVVAGGRDNVTVVVLQVDAAPDDGDLEDTLPRH, encoded by the coding sequence GTGACCGAACTCGGCCGAGCAGCCACTGCGCACGCCATCGACGTCCCCGGAGCCGACGGCGCCACCCTGACGCTCTCGTGGGGAGCCGCGACCGACGTCGGTCGACGGCGTGACCACAACGAGGACAGCTACATCGTGGGCGCGCCGTTCTTCGTCGTCGCCGACGGCATGGGCGGGCACCTCGCGGGGGACCGCGCCAGCGACGCGGTCGTGCGTCGGCTCGAACAGGTGACGGCCGAACCGTTCACCACGCGCCAGGGCATCCAGCGTGCACTGCTCCTCGCGACCGCCGACATCGAGCGCGCAGCCGGCGGCAACGCCATCGGCGCGGGCACCACCGTCACCGGGATCGCGCTCGTGGCCTCGCTCGGGCAGCCCGCAGCGCTCGTGTTCAACGTCGGTGACTCCCGCACCTACCGCATCGAGGACGGCGTGCTCCGCCGCGTCACCGTCGACCACTCGGTGGTGCAGGAGATGGTGGACGCCGGTCTGTTGCGTGCCGAGGACGCCGAGCAGCACCCGGACAGCAACGTCATCACGCGTGCGGTCGGCTTCGGCGAACCGCCGGCACCGGACTGGTGGACCCTGCCCCTGCGAGCCGGTGACCGCTACATCGTCTGCTCCGACGGGCTGACCAAGGAGCTCGGCGACGCCGGCATCGCGCGCATCGCGGCACGTGAGCCGGGCGCGCAGGACCTGGCGGAGCGTCTGGTGGGCGACGCCGTCGTGGCCGGCGGTCGTGACAACGTCACCGTGGTGGTGCTGCAGGTCGATGCCGCACCGGACGACGGCGACCTCGAGGACACGCTGCCGAGGCACTGA
- a CDS encoding serine/threonine-protein kinase: MARRLPSNPPVIGGFSPVHVLGSGGFADVFLYEQDMPRRQVAVKVLLDEVVDDRVRQMFQAEANLMARLSTHPSILTVFQASVAADGRPYLVMELCSSSLSERYRREPIPVSEVLSIGIRIGSALETAHREGVLHRDIKPSNILLTAYGNPVLSDFGIAATIGGSDPDEPIGMSIPWSAPEVLIDESRGTIQSEVYSLAATVYSLLAGRSPFEVRGGKNGANDLMHRIDKGGVKPTGRTDVPPSLERLLASALSRKPQGRPATVMELVRGFQQVEAELGIPQTSADVAVEAWAISTPTQHGDRTVIRELQPPTRVGARRRTRRAVQGGVVAGGSHSVGTVHRTGSVTRARRRTRSTLVWATSLAVVVVAALAIATVVVVGRLGAGAIPVVAEVRAEPSPQSVSFSWTDPGLRSSDTYVISSNGSSSQQTGTTFVVSGERGDEECIAVAVNRDGKTGAASAQKCATIGSAG, from the coding sequence ATGGCGAGACGCCTGCCGTCCAACCCGCCCGTGATCGGCGGTTTCAGTCCCGTCCACGTCCTCGGGTCCGGTGGCTTCGCCGACGTCTTCCTCTACGAACAGGACATGCCCCGACGACAGGTCGCGGTGAAGGTGCTGCTGGACGAGGTCGTCGACGACCGCGTCCGGCAGATGTTCCAGGCCGAGGCCAACCTGATGGCCCGGCTCAGCACGCACCCGTCGATCCTCACCGTCTTCCAGGCCAGCGTCGCCGCTGACGGCCGTCCCTACCTGGTCATGGAGCTCTGCTCGTCGTCCCTCAGCGAGCGCTACCGTCGCGAACCGATCCCGGTGTCCGAGGTGCTGTCGATCGGCATCCGCATCGGTTCGGCGCTCGAGACCGCACACCGTGAGGGCGTGCTGCACCGCGACATCAAGCCCTCGAACATCCTGCTGACGGCCTACGGCAACCCCGTGCTCTCCGACTTCGGCATCGCCGCGACGATCGGGGGCAGCGACCCCGACGAGCCGATCGGCATGTCGATCCCGTGGTCCGCGCCCGAGGTCCTGATCGACGAGTCGCGCGGCACGATCCAGTCCGAGGTGTACTCACTCGCGGCGACGGTGTACTCGCTCCTCGCCGGGCGCAGCCCGTTCGAGGTCCGCGGTGGCAAGAACGGTGCGAACGACCTGATGCACCGGATCGACAAGGGCGGCGTGAAGCCGACCGGTCGCACCGACGTGCCGCCGTCGCTGGAGCGCCTGCTCGCCTCGGCGCTCTCCCGCAAGCCGCAGGGACGCCCCGCGACGGTGATGGAACTCGTGCGTGGGTTCCAACAGGTCGAGGCCGAGCTCGGCATCCCGCAGACGTCCGCCGACGTCGCGGTCGAGGCCTGGGCTATCTCGACGCCCACCCAGCACGGCGACCGCACCGTGATCCGTGAGCTGCAGCCACCCACCCGGGTCGGTGCGCGTCGTCGGACCCGCCGCGCGGTGCAGGGCGGGGTCGTGGCCGGCGGTTCGCACAGCGTCGGCACCGTGCACCGCACCGGGTCCGTGACCCGTGCCCGTCGCCGGACCCGTTCGACCCTGGTCTGGGCGACGTCCCTCGCCGTCGTCGTGGTCGCGGCCCTCGCGATCGCCACGGTCGTCGTCGTCGGTCGGCTCGGCGCCGGGGCGATCCCGGTCGTGGCCGAGGTCCGTGCCGAGCCGTCGCCGCAGTCCGTGTCCTTCAGCTGGACCGACCCGGGGCTGCGCAGCAGCGACACGTACGTCATCTCGTCCAACGGGTCCTCGAGCCAGCAGACCGGCACGACGTTCGTCGTCTCCGGTGAACGCGGCGACGAGGAGTGCATCGCCGTCGCGGTGAACCGCGACGGCAAGACGGGTGCTGCGAGCGCGCAGAAGTGCGCGACGATCGGGAGCGCCGGGTGA
- a CDS encoding Ig-like domain-containing protein: protein MIRALLAKHRSAAVTTGASVLVAAVVATTAIVSTGYHTQRVDLGDGTVWVPSAEYGAVGRANTGILQLNTAVETASDDLSVLQRGSTVYSVDETKGTVARVDVADATVGDAITLPAGTPQVFFAGDTAVIGNADTGELWSTPASDLAEFDASAKADLTLGADTVFDASDGHVAVYSAKTGTASLVDVGTTLTVAERWKVDMDRGDDFQVATFDGHLAVLDRTSGALSVDGRTVELGDRVGSSPALQRSSDTTAQVTVAGTAGLVRVSASGTVDATALEVSGRAARPYVDGSCTYAAWAGGQAIDTCDGSALQRLASTGGTSELQILHNGDTVVANDPTSGRSWAIDRSGQLIDNWADLIKQDDEQQQEQVSDDDPEVDKDQKPPVAVDDDLGARPGRTTSLPVLLNDYDPNGDPIIVSEVGTISKSAGRVAIVGDGQRLQVTLSPRATGTVTFPYTITDGNGGSDTATVRIRVRPDSENEAPRQVRDTSADVVQNGHVVSNVLGDWIDPDGDPVYLESATASNGDRVSTTPDGLLDFRNDSGRTGERSVQLVVSDGRADGRGAVTVRVAKQGTVPLRADPFPVSGYAGKAFTVEPLDHVRGGNGTVTLTSVSSASGLTVTPSYDAGTFRVQGERAGDHQLEYTVTDGVKTSSGIVRVTVLAPPDASTAPITTPKTVFVNTLSTKDTDVTATDIDPAGGVLLVTALDGPGRGSGVQASILDQHKVRVTLTAPLDGPVSFGYTETNGLASSPGTITVVEIPKPDRIQPPVAQPDTATVRVGDVANIDVLGNDTQPEGEPLTLQPELVQNVPGNGGLLFVSGDHLRYLAPKTPGNYTAVYRVAGPDGQYADAAVSISVRERDAATNNPPVPQTVTARVVAGSSVRISVPLNGIDPDGDSVQLVGVGSNPDKGSVADVASDALTYEAGDYSAGTDEFTYTVVDALGARASGTVRVGIAPRAEQASNPVAEADHVTIRPGGSVTVRVLQNDSDPEGGQLTVAQAEPTAEDVTAKILRKQQIRVTPPKSAKRGDYAVLYTVANSSGGSSTTFLTVTVDPDAQPLRPEVDDTTLDLQDILRRKSVTVDVLDNVFFAEGTAADLRVGVVPGYGDTATPTGDGRITVRLTDDSQVIPFSVARLDHPDIVSYGFINVPGFDDALPQINRSAGAVTVKSEATVRIPLQDFVVTANGETAKITDRGTVKATHANGQSLVVDSSTLQFTSSKLYYGKASISFEVTDGSSANGGKGRVATLVLPITVTPRSNQPPAFAGSSIEMQPGETRKIDLTKLTDYPYPKDLPELRYSIVGRPAAGTTASIAKQQLTIAVADTAKKNTTASIGIGVADDANAGRAGTVAVGVVGSTRPVVQPGADRAVTKRGATTTLDVLTNDQPTNPFPGERLRVVNIRGLSGGLPKGVTVTPSGDRSRLQVAVAGTAKPGDAHLQYQVADATNDPDRYVWGDVTISVQDVPDAPGAPTRTGSYDGGQATLTWATPQSNNSPITGYRVVGTNGVSKNCGTATVCTVTGLDPKESYRFQVVATNAIGDSKPSARSGPMSADFVPAPPKGITVTPSRSTPNQLDVKWGKVSAPNNGSAVDNYVVTIEGPGLSDTRNTGTATSTSFTGAQSAAQYTVTVSARNAADRNGTVVQWNSASATGSAVGTPGKPTNLQAVAGDQADSSGRSTVTVSWSAGDAAGGSGLRYAVFRSGNVDCAAPSSNSIGSSSPARDSGVGGGSTRYAVTVSNGFFCNVEYVDAVTYERPSGTNRPDVGTTQTSTNLWNVSVTAPSRSVDHYQLDTGGQTVRLQPGQTWTGVPGTGGRNVSSQLVLRACGGPGSTFCTTDDQSWTGAAAAFDTRVAVTAAQQGKPLVVSGPGGGTVRFTADWFLDEGGNVFVGTDSWNAGETAPTPPVGASSVKVRATVRTADGSELSQEGEPTEAFPVADAPAPAPEQPAPEPTPGG, encoded by the coding sequence GTGATCCGCGCCCTCCTCGCGAAGCACCGCTCCGCAGCCGTGACCACCGGTGCCTCGGTGCTCGTCGCCGCCGTCGTCGCGACCACGGCCATCGTCTCCACCGGGTACCACACGCAACGCGTCGACCTCGGTGACGGCACCGTCTGGGTGCCCTCGGCCGAGTACGGCGCGGTCGGCCGGGCGAACACCGGCATCCTGCAGCTCAACACCGCGGTCGAGACGGCCAGCGACGACCTGTCCGTGCTGCAGCGCGGCTCCACCGTCTACAGCGTCGACGAGACCAAGGGCACGGTCGCCCGGGTCGACGTCGCCGACGCCACCGTGGGTGATGCGATCACGCTGCCTGCCGGGACGCCGCAGGTCTTCTTCGCGGGCGACACCGCGGTCATCGGCAACGCGGACACGGGTGAGCTCTGGTCGACCCCCGCGAGCGACCTCGCCGAGTTCGACGCGTCGGCCAAGGCCGACCTGACCCTGGGCGCCGACACCGTCTTCGACGCCTCCGACGGCCACGTCGCGGTCTACTCCGCGAAGACCGGGACGGCGTCGCTGGTCGATGTCGGCACGACACTCACCGTCGCCGAACGGTGGAAGGTCGACATGGACCGGGGCGACGACTTCCAGGTCGCCACGTTCGACGGGCACCTCGCCGTGCTCGACCGCACGAGCGGTGCCCTGTCGGTCGACGGGCGCACCGTCGAGCTCGGCGACCGGGTGGGGTCGTCGCCGGCCCTCCAGCGGTCGTCGGACACCACGGCCCAGGTCACGGTCGCGGGCACGGCGGGCCTGGTCCGCGTCAGTGCCTCCGGCACCGTGGACGCCACCGCGCTCGAGGTGTCCGGACGAGCCGCGCGGCCCTACGTCGACGGCTCCTGCACGTACGCCGCGTGGGCAGGCGGACAGGCGATCGACACGTGCGACGGCAGCGCGTTGCAGCGGCTGGCGAGCACCGGCGGTACGAGCGAACTGCAGATCCTGCACAACGGCGACACCGTGGTCGCCAACGACCCGACGAGCGGCCGATCCTGGGCGATCGACCGGAGTGGTCAGCTCATCGACAACTGGGCCGACCTGATCAAGCAGGACGACGAGCAACAGCAGGAGCAGGTCTCCGACGACGACCCCGAGGTCGACAAGGACCAGAAGCCGCCGGTGGCGGTGGACGACGATCTGGGCGCTCGTCCGGGACGCACCACGAGCCTCCCGGTCCTGCTGAACGACTACGACCCGAACGGTGACCCGATCATCGTGAGCGAGGTCGGCACCATCTCGAAGTCCGCCGGCCGCGTCGCGATCGTCGGTGACGGACAACGTCTGCAGGTCACGCTGTCGCCGCGCGCCACCGGGACCGTGACGTTCCCGTACACGATCACCGACGGCAACGGCGGATCGGACACCGCGACGGTCCGGATCCGCGTGCGCCCCGACAGCGAGAACGAGGCGCCGCGGCAGGTCCGTGACACCTCGGCCGACGTCGTCCAGAACGGGCACGTGGTCTCGAACGTGCTCGGTGACTGGATCGACCCGGACGGCGACCCGGTGTACCTGGAGTCGGCCACCGCGTCGAACGGCGACCGGGTGTCCACCACACCGGACGGCCTGCTCGACTTCCGGAACGACAGCGGCCGCACCGGTGAGCGGTCGGTGCAGCTGGTCGTGAGCGACGGACGCGCTGACGGCCGGGGCGCCGTGACGGTGCGGGTGGCCAAGCAGGGCACCGTCCCGTTGCGCGCCGACCCGTTCCCCGTGTCCGGGTACGCCGGCAAGGCCTTCACGGTCGAGCCACTCGACCACGTGCGTGGTGGCAACGGCACCGTGACACTGACCAGCGTGTCGTCGGCATCCGGGCTCACCGTCACCCCGAGCTACGACGCCGGGACCTTCCGGGTGCAGGGGGAGCGGGCGGGCGACCACCAGCTCGAGTACACGGTGACCGACGGCGTGAAGACGTCGAGCGGCATCGTCCGGGTGACCGTCCTCGCGCCACCGGACGCCTCGACGGCGCCGATCACCACGCCGAAGACGGTGTTCGTCAACACCCTGTCCACCAAGGACACGGACGTCACCGCGACCGACATCGACCCGGCGGGCGGGGTGCTGCTCGTGACGGCGCTCGACGGACCCGGACGGGGCAGCGGGGTGCAGGCGAGCATCCTCGACCAGCACAAGGTCCGCGTCACGCTCACGGCGCCGCTCGACGGTCCGGTCTCGTTCGGGTACACGGAGACGAACGGGTTGGCGTCGTCCCCCGGCACGATCACCGTCGTCGAGATCCCGAAGCCCGACCGCATCCAGCCTCCGGTCGCGCAGCCCGACACCGCCACCGTGCGCGTCGGAGACGTCGCGAACATCGACGTGCTCGGCAACGACACCCAGCCCGAGGGCGAACCGTTGACGCTCCAGCCCGAACTGGTGCAGAACGTGCCGGGCAACGGCGGCCTGCTGTTCGTCTCCGGTGACCACCTGCGCTACCTCGCCCCGAAGACGCCGGGCAACTACACCGCCGTCTACCGAGTGGCCGGCCCCGACGGCCAGTACGCCGATGCCGCCGTGTCGATCTCGGTGCGCGAGCGTGACGCCGCGACCAACAACCCGCCGGTCCCGCAGACCGTCACCGCGCGCGTGGTCGCCGGGTCGTCGGTGCGGATCAGCGTGCCGTTGAACGGGATCGACCCGGACGGCGACTCCGTCCAGCTCGTCGGGGTGGGCTCCAACCCCGACAAGGGATCGGTCGCCGACGTCGCCTCGGACGCCCTGACCTACGAGGCCGGCGACTACTCGGCGGGTACCGACGAGTTCACCTACACGGTCGTGGACGCTCTCGGGGCCCGTGCGTCCGGCACCGTGCGGGTGGGCATCGCACCCCGCGCCGAGCAGGCCTCGAACCCCGTGGCCGAGGCCGACCACGTCACGATCCGTCCCGGTGGTTCGGTGACGGTTCGTGTCCTGCAGAACGACTCCGACCCCGAGGGCGGGCAGCTCACCGTCGCGCAGGCCGAGCCGACGGCCGAGGACGTCACCGCGAAGATCCTCCGGAAGCAGCAGATCCGCGTCACGCCCCCGAAGTCGGCGAAGCGCGGTGACTACGCCGTGCTCTACACCGTCGCGAACAGCAGCGGGGGATCGAGCACGACCTTCCTCACGGTGACCGTCGACCCGGACGCCCAGCCGCTCCGGCCCGAGGTCGACGACACGACCCTCGACCTGCAGGACATCCTCCGCCGGAAGAGCGTGACCGTCGACGTGCTCGACAACGTCTTCTTCGCCGAGGGCACCGCGGCCGACCTCCGGGTCGGGGTCGTCCCCGGCTACGGCGACACGGCGACGCCCACCGGCGACGGCCGCATCACGGTCCGGTTGACCGACGATTCGCAGGTGATCCCGTTCTCGGTCGCCCGGCTCGACCACCCGGACATCGTCTCCTACGGCTTCATCAACGTGCCGGGCTTCGACGACGCCCTGCCCCAGATCAACCGCAGCGCCGGCGCGGTCACGGTGAAGAGCGAGGCCACGGTCCGCATCCCGCTGCAGGACTTCGTCGTGACGGCGAACGGCGAGACCGCGAAGATCACCGACCGCGGCACGGTCAAGGCCACCCACGCGAACGGGCAGAGCCTGGTGGTGGACTCGTCGACGCTGCAGTTCACGTCGTCGAAGCTCTACTACGGCAAGGCGTCGATCTCGTTCGAGGTCACCGACGGCTCGTCGGCGAACGGCGGCAAGGGCCGCGTTGCCACCCTCGTGCTCCCGATCACGGTCACGCCCCGGTCGAACCAGCCGCCGGCGTTCGCGGGCTCCTCGATCGAGATGCAGCCGGGCGAGACGCGGAAGATCGACCTGACGAAGCTCACCGACTACCCGTACCCGAAGGACCTGCCGGAGCTCCGGTACTCGATCGTCGGCCGGCCGGCCGCTGGGACGACCGCGTCGATCGCGAAGCAGCAGCTCACCATCGCAGTCGCCGACACCGCGAAGAAGAACACCACCGCGTCGATCGGGATCGGCGTCGCGGACGACGCCAACGCCGGTCGTGCCGGCACGGTCGCCGTGGGCGTCGTCGGCTCCACCCGGCCGGTGGTCCAGCCGGGCGCCGACCGCGCGGTCACGAAGCGCGGGGCGACCACCACCCTCGACGTGCTGACGAACGACCAGCCGACCAACCCGTTCCCCGGCGAGCGGCTGCGCGTCGTGAACATCCGCGGTCTGTCCGGCGGACTCCCGAAGGGTGTCACCGTCACGCCGAGCGGTGATCGCTCGCGTCTGCAGGTCGCGGTCGCCGGAACCGCGAAGCCCGGCGACGCGCACCTGCAGTACCAGGTGGCGGACGCCACGAACGACCCCGACCGGTACGTCTGGGGCGACGTCACGATCTCGGTGCAGGACGTCCCGGACGCGCCGGGGGCGCCCACCCGCACCGGCTCCTACGACGGTGGTCAGGCCACGCTGACCTGGGCGACCCCGCAGAGCAACAACTCGCCCATCACGGGCTATCGCGTCGTCGGGACCAACGGTGTCTCGAAGAACTGCGGGACCGCGACGGTGTGCACGGTCACCGGCCTCGACCCGAAGGAGTCCTACCGGTTCCAGGTCGTGGCGACCAACGCGATCGGTGACTCGAAGCCCTCGGCCCGCTCGGGTCCGATGAGTGCGGACTTCGTGCCGGCACCGCCGAAGGGCATCACGGTCACGCCCAGCAGGTCGACGCCGAACCAGCTCGACGTCAAGTGGGGCAAGGTGTCCGCGCCGAACAACGGCAGCGCGGTCGACAACTACGTCGTGACGATCGAGGGTCCGGGGTTGTCCGACACCCGCAACACCGGCACCGCTACGAGCACCTCGTTCACCGGTGCCCAGAGTGCCGCCCAGTACACGGTCACCGTGTCGGCCCGGAACGCCGCAGACCGCAACGGCACCGTCGTGCAGTGGAACTCCGCGTCCGCAACCGGAAGCGCGGTCGGGACGCCGGGCAAGCCGACGAACCTCCAGGCGGTAGCCGGCGACCAGGCGGATTCGTCGGGTCGCTCGACCGTGACCGTGAGCTGGAGCGCTGGCGATGCCGCTGGCGGTTCCGGTCTCCGGTACGCCGTGTTCCGATCCGGCAACGTGGACTGCGCGGCCCCGTCCTCGAACTCGATCGGCAGCTCGAGTCCGGCCCGTGACTCGGGCGTCGGTGGCGGCTCGACGCGGTACGCCGTCACCGTCTCCAACGGCTTCTTCTGCAACGTCGAGTACGTCGACGCCGTGACCTACGAGCGTCCGTCGGGGACGAACCGGCCGGACGTGGGGACGACCCAGACGAGCACCAACCTCTGGAACGTCTCCGTGACGGCACCGTCGCGGAGCGTGGACCACTACCAGCTCGACACCGGCGGACAGACGGTCAGGCTGCAGCCGGGTCAGACGTGGACGGGTGTTCCTGGGACGGGCGGTCGCAACGTCTCCTCGCAGCTGGTCCTCCGCGCGTGCGGCGGACCAGGGAGCACGTTCTGCACGACGGACGACCAGTCCTGGACCGGTGCCGCCGCCGCCTTCGACACCCGTGTGGCCGTGACCGCGGCGCAGCAGGGCAAGCCGCTGGTGGTCTCGGGTCCCGGCGGTGGCACGGTCCGGTTCACCGCCGACTGGTTCCTCGACGAGGGCGGCAACGTGTTCGTCGGCACCGACAGTTGGAACGCAGGGGAGACCGCTCCGACCCCTCCGGTCGGTGCCAGCTCCGTCAAGGTCCGCGCGACCGTCAGGACAGCGGACGGGTCCGAGCTGTCCCAGGAGGGTGAGCCCACCGAGGCCTTCCCGGTTGCCGATGCCCCCGCTCCCGCTCCCGAGCAGCCTGCCCCGGAACCAACCCCCGGCGGCTGA
- a CDS encoding FHA domain-containing protein: protein MGETTLGGLRLYDDDIEDTVIRRPRRSPAGDRTADAVGDTVIRGAGPVLPGAGPDSDPDSDPGSDDGVLGDTVIRPPVGAPAQAPAAVDDVDPEDTVVRVPARPGAGAGPFVGAAPGLPAVPSVPAAPAARVPSIRIGDRTFRLDHPVVIGRRPSLPRVTRGPQPELVTVRSAYGQVSSSHVRMHAEGEAVVVQDLRSTNGTVVRPAGAPAYRMASGASIVALTGTVVEIGDGNAIEVLSPYLRVAPAEGLPPVPPWPSDQTAHGTPRPTRERS, encoded by the coding sequence GTGGGGGAGACCACACTGGGAGGGCTCCGGTTGTACGACGACGACATCGAGGACACCGTCATCCGGCGACCCCGACGATCGCCGGCGGGCGACCGGACGGCGGACGCCGTCGGTGACACCGTCATCCGCGGCGCTGGTCCCGTCCTCCCCGGAGCCGGTCCCGACTCCGACCCCGACTCCGACCCCGGGTCCGACGACGGGGTCCTCGGTGACACGGTCATCCGGCCCCCGGTCGGTGCACCCGCCCAGGCGCCGGCAGCGGTGGACGACGTCGATCCGGAGGACACCGTCGTCCGGGTGCCGGCGCGTCCCGGCGCCGGAGCGGGCCCGTTCGTGGGTGCTGCCCCGGGCCTCCCGGCCGTCCCGTCCGTACCCGCCGCACCCGCGGCACGCGTGCCCTCGATCCGCATCGGCGACCGCACCTTCCGGCTCGACCACCCGGTGGTCATCGGCCGCCGGCCGTCGCTGCCCCGCGTCACCCGTGGTCCGCAGCCCGAACTCGTGACCGTGCGGTCGGCGTACGGGCAGGTGTCGTCGTCCCACGTCCGGATGCACGCCGAGGGCGAAGCCGTCGTCGTGCAGGACCTCCGGTCCACGAACGGCACCGTCGTCCGCCCGGCCGGTGCGCCCGCCTACCGCATGGCGTCGGGTGCGTCGATCGTGGCGCTGACGGGTACGGTAGTCGAGATCGGTGACGGCAACGCCATCGAGGTCCTCTCGCCGTACCTCCGGGTCGCACCGGCAGAGGGGCTGCCTCCGGTTCCCCCGTGGCCCTCCGATCAGACAGCACACGGCACGCCCCGACCCACCAGAGAGCGATCCTGA